The following proteins come from a genomic window of Sesamum indicum cultivar Zhongzhi No. 13 linkage group LG10, S_indicum_v1.0, whole genome shotgun sequence:
- the LOC105172601 gene encoding protein LNK1 isoform X1 — MSDLCMYNFEGIAWDEFCFSGDHIVPHPGSKRLDEHFILGESHKKPRRELTSSSDYSGDRSVEGYVDQGREQGGFSSLSKRRNSMLEKDSWPLPKNRAFTSESDSDPAEASSLTSANSMPSSRSLKINSAGFDVCGHNSILGDKTSIVDNNSFSYPLGGINQNGCDLNFFENAENKDSSEFLCYGWPEIGNFEDVDRMFRSCDSTFGLGVSKEDELGWLSSTDDLGGCGDLLKLDVKFPCPEPNVMEKISENHDSSKVYSTNDSAMTTPIGYKNSSSNSAKTDSYTSFVIEPAPLDRKDGFIPHRQGGANGKIQPAISINSPSRTGGASMNNMQTKQINLQNHSGARSNEGYLANGTFSHISGLANEVMQLPSHQAFRSVHLEQQQDAPFPDSCNYLQNPISYVCSDNSHLSDPASVNVKPSSVKSETNGLTSVLPRDSSHTTPQVQCTESFRDPPFEVSALATCEQGERQHSCQSSRSLMDSGLENGNVTLQASMFNPFSVGKYENHSDPEGGSSGTPAELGSLNIQERAALDDISLEAATFRQLQLVMERLDLRTKLCIRDSLYRLAQSAEQRHNHANLHAGCGDKRDATNEASVAEGTDKCTGFMDMETNTNPIDRSIAHLLFHRPSGQSNPPPHDSSRSKSSSAVHGSVASPPVWAENLVGKETFFEVEKVS, encoded by the exons ATGTCAGACTTGTGCATGTATAAT TTTGAAGGTATAGCTTGGGATGAATTTTGCTTTAGTGGTGACCATATAGTGCCACATCCTGGTTCTAAAAGGCTTGATGAACATTTCATTCTGGGAGAAAGCCACAAGAAACCCCGACGTGAATTAACTAGTAGTTCTGATTACAGTGGAGATAGATCTGTTGAGGGATATGTGGACCAGGGGAGAGAACAAGGGGGATTTTCAAGTCTGagtaaaagaagaaacagTATGCTGGAAAAAGATTCATGGCCCCTACCAAAAAATCGTGCATTTACTTCTGAATCTGACAGCGACCCAGCAGAAGCATCAAGTTTAACTTCTGCTAATTCCATGCCGTCGAGTCGTAGCTTAAAGATCAATAGTGCAGGCTTTGATGTCTGTGGCCACAATAGCATTCTTGGTGACAAGACCTCCATAGTTGATAACAACTCTTTTAGTTATCCACTTGGTGGCATAAATCAGAACGGCTGTGATCtcaatttctttgaaaatgcTGAGAACAAAGATTCTAGTGAATTCCTGTGTTATGGTTGGCCTGAAATAGGGAACTTTGAAGATGTTGACAGGATGTTTAG AAGTTGTGATTCAACATTTGGTCTTGGGGTCAGTAAAGAAGATGAGTTGGGTTGGCTATCATCAACAGATGATCTAGGAGGGTGCGGAGACTTGCTGAAGTTAGATGTTAAGTTTCCATGTCCAGAGCCAAATGTAATGGAAAAGATCTCAGAAAACCATGACTCCTCGAAGGTCTATTCTACAAATGATTCTGCTATGACTACACCCATTGGATACAAGAACAGTTCTTCGAACTCAGCGAAAACTGATTCCTATACGTCTTTTGTAATTGAACCTGCTCCACTTGATAGAAAAGATGGATTTATCCCTCACAGGCAG GGAGGAGCTAATGGAAAAATTCAGCCAGCAATTTCGATTAACAGCCCCTCAAGAACTGGTGGTGCTTCAATG AATAATATGCAAACAAAGCAAATCAATCTACAGAACCACTCTGGGGCAAGAAGCAACGAAGGTTATCTTGCAAATGGCACTTTCAGTCATATAAGTGGTCTAGCAAATGAAGTAATGCAGCTTCCTTCTCACCAGGCTTTCCGATCTGTTCATTTGGAACAGCAACAAGATGCTCCTTTTCCTGattcttgtaattatttacAGAATCCTATCTCTTATGTGTGTTCAGATAACAGTCATTTATCTGATCCAGCTTCAGTAAATGTTAAACCATCATCTGTCAAATCTGAAACTAATGGCTTAACATCTGTTTTGCCAAGAGACTCATCCCATACAACCCCGCAAGTGCAGTGTACCGAGAGTTTCCGTGACCCACCTTTTGAGGTCTCTGCTCTAGCAACATGTGAACAAGGAGAACGACAACATAGTTGTCAAAGTAGTCGATCTCTAATGGACAGCGGCCTAGAAAATGGAAATGTGACACTGCAGGCCTCCATGTTCAATCCTTTTTCAGTGGGTAAATATGAGAATCATAGTGATCCAGAAGGAGGCAGCTCAGGGACTCCAGCAGAATTAGGTTCCTTAAACATACAAGAACGAGCGGCATTGGATGATATTTCACTAGAAGCAGCTACTTTTCGCCAGCTTCAGCTTGTTATGGAGCGG TTGGATTTGAGAACAAAGTTATGCATAAGGGACAGTTTGTACCGTTTGGCTCAGAGTGCTGAACAAAGACATAACCATGCAAACCTGCATGCTGGTTGTGGAGATAAAAGAGATGCCACAAATGAAGCCTCTGTGGCTGAAGGAACGGACAA GTGCACCGGTTTCATGGATATGGAAACAAATACAAATCCTATAGATCGTTCAATCGCACACTTATTGTTTCACAGGCCTTCAGGTCAATCTAACCCACCTCCCCATGATTCATCTCGTTCCAAGTCATCTAGTGCG GTTCATGGGTCTGTTGCTAGTCCACCTGTATGGGCTGAGAATTTGGTAGGCAAAGAAACCTTTTTTGAAGTAGAGAAGGTCTCTTGA
- the LOC105172599 gene encoding early nodulin-93-like: protein MANNIVAADGSCTLASLDQKLASAKRCSHEGVVAGAKAAVVATVAAAIPTLASARMVPWARANLNPTAQALIISTVGGMAYFIVADKTVLATARRNSFKGQHSTVEA from the exons ATGGCCAACAATATTGTAGCTGCTGATGGCTCTTGCACTTTGGCTTCCCTCGACCAAAAGCTAGCCAGTGCCAAACGTTGTTCTCATG AAGGTGTTGTTGCAGGCGCTAAAGCGGCCGTGGTTGCCACTGTCGCGGCTGCTATTCCAACG TTGGCAAGTGCAAGAATGGTGCCATGGGCAAGAGCCAACCTCAACCCCACTGCACAAGCTCTTATAATCTCCACAG TGGGAGGAATGGCTTATTTCATTGTAGCAGACAAGACTGTTCTGGCAACAGCTCGTCGAAACTCCTTCAAGGGACAACACAGTACCGTTGAAGCTtga
- the LOC105172601 gene encoding protein LNK1 isoform X3, which produces MLEKDSWPLPKNRAFTSESDSDPAEASSLTSANSMPSSRSLKINSAGFDVCGHNSILGDKTSIVDNNSFSYPLGGINQNGCDLNFFENAENKDSSEFLCYGWPEIGNFEDVDRMFRSCDSTFGLGVSKEDELGWLSSTDDLGGCGDLLKLDVKFPCPEPNVMEKISENHDSSKVYSTNDSAMTTPIGYKNSSSNSAKTDSYTSFVIEPAPLDRKDGFIPHRQGGANGKIQPAISINSPSRTGGASMNNMQTKQINLQNHSGARSNEGYLANGTFSHISGLANEVMQLPSHQAFRSVHLEQQQDAPFPDSCNYLQNPISYVCSDNSHLSDPASVNVKPSSVKSETNGLTSVLPRDSSHTTPQVQCTESFRDPPFEVSALATCEQGERQHSCQSSRSLMDSGLENGNVTLQASMFNPFSVGKYENHSDPEGGSSGTPAELGSLNIQERAALDDISLEAATFRQLQLVMERLDLRTKLCIRDSLYRLAQSAEQRHNHANLHAGCGDKRDATNEASVAEGTDKCTGFMDMETNTNPIDRSIAHLLFHRPSGQSNPPPHDSSRSKSSSAVHGSVASPPVWAENLVGKETFFEVEKVS; this is translated from the exons ATGCTGGAAAAAGATTCATGGCCCCTACCAAAAAATCGTGCATTTACTTCTGAATCTGACAGCGACCCAGCAGAAGCATCAAGTTTAACTTCTGCTAATTCCATGCCGTCGAGTCGTAGCTTAAAGATCAATAGTGCAGGCTTTGATGTCTGTGGCCACAATAGCATTCTTGGTGACAAGACCTCCATAGTTGATAACAACTCTTTTAGTTATCCACTTGGTGGCATAAATCAGAACGGCTGTGATCtcaatttctttgaaaatgcTGAGAACAAAGATTCTAGTGAATTCCTGTGTTATGGTTGGCCTGAAATAGGGAACTTTGAAGATGTTGACAGGATGTTTAG AAGTTGTGATTCAACATTTGGTCTTGGGGTCAGTAAAGAAGATGAGTTGGGTTGGCTATCATCAACAGATGATCTAGGAGGGTGCGGAGACTTGCTGAAGTTAGATGTTAAGTTTCCATGTCCAGAGCCAAATGTAATGGAAAAGATCTCAGAAAACCATGACTCCTCGAAGGTCTATTCTACAAATGATTCTGCTATGACTACACCCATTGGATACAAGAACAGTTCTTCGAACTCAGCGAAAACTGATTCCTATACGTCTTTTGTAATTGAACCTGCTCCACTTGATAGAAAAGATGGATTTATCCCTCACAGGCAG GGAGGAGCTAATGGAAAAATTCAGCCAGCAATTTCGATTAACAGCCCCTCAAGAACTGGTGGTGCTTCAATG AATAATATGCAAACAAAGCAAATCAATCTACAGAACCACTCTGGGGCAAGAAGCAACGAAGGTTATCTTGCAAATGGCACTTTCAGTCATATAAGTGGTCTAGCAAATGAAGTAATGCAGCTTCCTTCTCACCAGGCTTTCCGATCTGTTCATTTGGAACAGCAACAAGATGCTCCTTTTCCTGattcttgtaattatttacAGAATCCTATCTCTTATGTGTGTTCAGATAACAGTCATTTATCTGATCCAGCTTCAGTAAATGTTAAACCATCATCTGTCAAATCTGAAACTAATGGCTTAACATCTGTTTTGCCAAGAGACTCATCCCATACAACCCCGCAAGTGCAGTGTACCGAGAGTTTCCGTGACCCACCTTTTGAGGTCTCTGCTCTAGCAACATGTGAACAAGGAGAACGACAACATAGTTGTCAAAGTAGTCGATCTCTAATGGACAGCGGCCTAGAAAATGGAAATGTGACACTGCAGGCCTCCATGTTCAATCCTTTTTCAGTGGGTAAATATGAGAATCATAGTGATCCAGAAGGAGGCAGCTCAGGGACTCCAGCAGAATTAGGTTCCTTAAACATACAAGAACGAGCGGCATTGGATGATATTTCACTAGAAGCAGCTACTTTTCGCCAGCTTCAGCTTGTTATGGAGCGG TTGGATTTGAGAACAAAGTTATGCATAAGGGACAGTTTGTACCGTTTGGCTCAGAGTGCTGAACAAAGACATAACCATGCAAACCTGCATGCTGGTTGTGGAGATAAAAGAGATGCCACAAATGAAGCCTCTGTGGCTGAAGGAACGGACAA GTGCACCGGTTTCATGGATATGGAAACAAATACAAATCCTATAGATCGTTCAATCGCACACTTATTGTTTCACAGGCCTTCAGGTCAATCTAACCCACCTCCCCATGATTCATCTCGTTCCAAGTCATCTAGTGCG GTTCATGGGTCTGTTGCTAGTCCACCTGTATGGGCTGAGAATTTGGTAGGCAAAGAAACCTTTTTTGAAGTAGAGAAGGTCTCTTGA
- the LOC105172598 gene encoding chlorophyll a-b binding protein CP24 10A, chloroplastic-like, whose amino-acid sequence MASTSAALVNGFLTGGNKSQAALLSAPIATKVGGSAAPKRLIVVAAAPKKSWIPAVKGGGSFIDPEWLDGSLPGDYGFDPLGLGKDPAFLKWYREAELIHGRWAMAAVVGIFVGQAWSGIPWFEAGAAPGAVAPFSFGTLLGTQLLLMGWVESKRWVDFFNPESQSVEWATPWSRTAENFANATGDQGYPGGKFFDPLGFAGTLKDGVYIADADKLERLKLAEIKHARIAMLAMLIFYFEAGQGKTPLGALGL is encoded by the exons ATGGCTTCCACTTCTGCTGCATTGGTAAATGGCTTCTTGACTGGTGGCAACAAGAGCCAGGCGGCCTTGCTCTCCGCCCCGATCGCCACCAAAGTTGGTGGCTCTGCAGCTCCCAAGAGGCTCATTGTGGTGGCTGCCGCCCCTAAGAAGTCCTGGATCCCGGCGGTTAAAGGTGGCGGCAGCTTCATCGATCCCGAGTGGCTCGATGGCTC ACTCCCTGGAGATTATGGTTTCGACCCGTTAGGCCTCGGAAAGGATCCAGCATTCTTGAAATGGTACAGAGAGGCTGAGCTCATCCATGGCCGGTGGGCGATGGCGGCAGTTGTTGGCATCTTCGTCGGCCAGGCATGGAGCGGCATCCCGTGGTTTGAAGCCGGGGCCGCCCCTGGTGCCGTGGCGCCTTTCTCATTTGGCACCCTCCTTGGAACTCAGCTCCTGCTCATGGGGTGGGTGGAGAGCAAGAGATGGGTGGATTTCTTCAACCCGGAGTCGCAGTCAGTCGAATGGGCCACTCCCTGGTCAAGAACTGCCGAGAATTTTGCCAATGCCACTGGCGACCAAGGCTACCCTGGTGGGAAGTTCTTTGATCCACTGGGCTTTGCCGGTACATTAAAAGATGGAGTTTATATAGCTGATGCTGACAAGCTTGAGAGGTTGAAACTCGCAGAGATTAAGCATGCCAGAATTGCTATGTTGGCCATGCTGATCTTCTACTTTGAGGCAGGGCAAGGGAAAACACCCCTTGGAGCTCTTGGCTTGTAA
- the LOC105172600 gene encoding uncharacterized protein LOC105172600: MSLALLQGYSSAEEEDDDQQQLSREEISSDDEETDAVPRTSRSYKPLFDPNPPSSSALPSAFDAFSEISGPPQFLNNSVQEDAAKEDGQRWKHGGRRNRKEKKDLPSGAVVESKPQLVGIHERVRSDVGSNISQGQSGASTPTAQGGRRMPTVSNPSAEDAAELLRMCVRCGVPKTYSHTKGIVCPVCSDRPVDSDKEPVKKKGSAIKDKERSKRMKGQSSHATWKSETEMQLRQQFD; encoded by the exons ATGAGCTTAGCTCTGCTGCAAGGCTACTCCTCAGCtgaagaagaggatgatgaTCAACAGCAATTATCGCGAGAGGAAATCTCCTCCGATGATGAGGAAACCGACGCCGTTCCGAGGACTAGCCGTTCCTACAAACCCTTGTTCGATCCAAATCCCCCCTCTTCTTCCGCCTTGCCCTCCGCTTTTGACGCTTTCTCCGAA ATTTCAGGGCCGCCGCAGTTTCTGAACAATTCCGTTCAAGAGGATGCAGCGAAAGAGGATGGGCAGCGGTGGAAGCATGGTGGTAGGAGAAATCGTAAAGAAAAGAAGGATTTGCCTTCGG GCGCTGTAGTGGAGTCTAAGCCTCAGTTGGTCGGAATACATGAGAGAGTCAGAAGTGATGTTGGAAGCAACATCTCGCAAGGCCAGAGTGGTGCTTCTACACCCACTGCACAAGGAGGAAGACGCATGCCAACTGTTAGCAACCCCAGTGCAGAAGATGCAGCTGAGCTCTTGAG GATGTGTGTGAGATGTGGAGTTCCTAAAACTTACTCTCATACAAAAGGGATAGTCTGTCCAGTTTGCAGTGACCGACCTGTGGACTCAGATAAAGAACCTGTGAAGAAGAAGGGCTCGGCCATTAAAGATAAAGAAAGGAGCAAGAGAATGAAGGGCCAATCCTCACATGCAACATGGAAAAGTGAAACAGAGATGCAACTCCGGCAGCAGTTTGATTAG
- the LOC105172601 gene encoding protein LNK1 isoform X2: MSDLCMYNFEGIAWDEFCFSGDHIVPHPGSKRLDEHFILGESHKKPRRELTSSSDYSGDRSVEGYVDQGREQGGFSSLSKRRNSMLEKDSWPLPKNRAFTSESDSDPAEASSLTSANSMPSSRSLKINSAGFDVCGHNSILGDKTSIVDNNSFSYPLGGINQNGCDLNFFENAENKDSSEFLCYGWPEIGNFEDVDRMFSCDSTFGLGVSKEDELGWLSSTDDLGGCGDLLKLDVKFPCPEPNVMEKISENHDSSKVYSTNDSAMTTPIGYKNSSSNSAKTDSYTSFVIEPAPLDRKDGFIPHRQGGANGKIQPAISINSPSRTGGASMNNMQTKQINLQNHSGARSNEGYLANGTFSHISGLANEVMQLPSHQAFRSVHLEQQQDAPFPDSCNYLQNPISYVCSDNSHLSDPASVNVKPSSVKSETNGLTSVLPRDSSHTTPQVQCTESFRDPPFEVSALATCEQGERQHSCQSSRSLMDSGLENGNVTLQASMFNPFSVGKYENHSDPEGGSSGTPAELGSLNIQERAALDDISLEAATFRQLQLVMERLDLRTKLCIRDSLYRLAQSAEQRHNHANLHAGCGDKRDATNEASVAEGTDKCTGFMDMETNTNPIDRSIAHLLFHRPSGQSNPPPHDSSRSKSSSAVHGSVASPPVWAENLVGKETFFEVEKVS, translated from the exons ATGTCAGACTTGTGCATGTATAAT TTTGAAGGTATAGCTTGGGATGAATTTTGCTTTAGTGGTGACCATATAGTGCCACATCCTGGTTCTAAAAGGCTTGATGAACATTTCATTCTGGGAGAAAGCCACAAGAAACCCCGACGTGAATTAACTAGTAGTTCTGATTACAGTGGAGATAGATCTGTTGAGGGATATGTGGACCAGGGGAGAGAACAAGGGGGATTTTCAAGTCTGagtaaaagaagaaacagTATGCTGGAAAAAGATTCATGGCCCCTACCAAAAAATCGTGCATTTACTTCTGAATCTGACAGCGACCCAGCAGAAGCATCAAGTTTAACTTCTGCTAATTCCATGCCGTCGAGTCGTAGCTTAAAGATCAATAGTGCAGGCTTTGATGTCTGTGGCCACAATAGCATTCTTGGTGACAAGACCTCCATAGTTGATAACAACTCTTTTAGTTATCCACTTGGTGGCATAAATCAGAACGGCTGTGATCtcaatttctttgaaaatgcTGAGAACAAAGATTCTAGTGAATTCCTGTGTTATGGTTGGCCTGAAATAGGGAACTTTGAAGATGTTGACAGGATGTTTAG TTGTGATTCAACATTTGGTCTTGGGGTCAGTAAAGAAGATGAGTTGGGTTGGCTATCATCAACAGATGATCTAGGAGGGTGCGGAGACTTGCTGAAGTTAGATGTTAAGTTTCCATGTCCAGAGCCAAATGTAATGGAAAAGATCTCAGAAAACCATGACTCCTCGAAGGTCTATTCTACAAATGATTCTGCTATGACTACACCCATTGGATACAAGAACAGTTCTTCGAACTCAGCGAAAACTGATTCCTATACGTCTTTTGTAATTGAACCTGCTCCACTTGATAGAAAAGATGGATTTATCCCTCACAGGCAG GGAGGAGCTAATGGAAAAATTCAGCCAGCAATTTCGATTAACAGCCCCTCAAGAACTGGTGGTGCTTCAATG AATAATATGCAAACAAAGCAAATCAATCTACAGAACCACTCTGGGGCAAGAAGCAACGAAGGTTATCTTGCAAATGGCACTTTCAGTCATATAAGTGGTCTAGCAAATGAAGTAATGCAGCTTCCTTCTCACCAGGCTTTCCGATCTGTTCATTTGGAACAGCAACAAGATGCTCCTTTTCCTGattcttgtaattatttacAGAATCCTATCTCTTATGTGTGTTCAGATAACAGTCATTTATCTGATCCAGCTTCAGTAAATGTTAAACCATCATCTGTCAAATCTGAAACTAATGGCTTAACATCTGTTTTGCCAAGAGACTCATCCCATACAACCCCGCAAGTGCAGTGTACCGAGAGTTTCCGTGACCCACCTTTTGAGGTCTCTGCTCTAGCAACATGTGAACAAGGAGAACGACAACATAGTTGTCAAAGTAGTCGATCTCTAATGGACAGCGGCCTAGAAAATGGAAATGTGACACTGCAGGCCTCCATGTTCAATCCTTTTTCAGTGGGTAAATATGAGAATCATAGTGATCCAGAAGGAGGCAGCTCAGGGACTCCAGCAGAATTAGGTTCCTTAAACATACAAGAACGAGCGGCATTGGATGATATTTCACTAGAAGCAGCTACTTTTCGCCAGCTTCAGCTTGTTATGGAGCGG TTGGATTTGAGAACAAAGTTATGCATAAGGGACAGTTTGTACCGTTTGGCTCAGAGTGCTGAACAAAGACATAACCATGCAAACCTGCATGCTGGTTGTGGAGATAAAAGAGATGCCACAAATGAAGCCTCTGTGGCTGAAGGAACGGACAA GTGCACCGGTTTCATGGATATGGAAACAAATACAAATCCTATAGATCGTTCAATCGCACACTTATTGTTTCACAGGCCTTCAGGTCAATCTAACCCACCTCCCCATGATTCATCTCGTTCCAAGTCATCTAGTGCG GTTCATGGGTCTGTTGCTAGTCCACCTGTATGGGCTGAGAATTTGGTAGGCAAAGAAACCTTTTTTGAAGTAGAGAAGGTCTCTTGA